ttaattaaatactttgggatgttttttttttttatttttttagtttgggcacccctggtcatTTTCATGAttatcctttataaatcattgtttttttggatcagcaattttagttaaatacagtaaaattggtgccagttccatcatgctgtggggctgtgtgatcagtgcagatactgggaatcttgttaaagttgagggtctcatggattccagtcaatatcagcagattcttgagaacaatgtttaagaatcaaaGTTAAAGCACTGGGGCTGGATACTGCAACAAGACAACGACACTAAACGCTAaccactaaacactgctcactatctactaaagcattcatgcagaggaacaagtacaatgttctggaatgatcatctcagtcctcaatcCAGACCTgagtattattataaatctgtggtgtgattttaataaagcaggctgttcatgatcagttcagtcaggtttgatggtttctggagacgttttgtaaagaagaatgatccaaaataccttcaaccagaagccagactctcattggaagctatagaaagTGTTTTGAGgcagttatttctgcaaaaggaggatctactaaatattgatgtcatttttctgttggtgCCTAAATTGattcatctttttgttatttattgtaatgcaccttttttataattttattattgcaaactttctgtaaatcctataaacttcatttcactttacAAATATAACACACATAACATAAATGTGTTAGTCTGCtaggatatatttaactgaaattgctgatcccaacaaccaatgatttataaaagaaaatcattaaaAGTATATAAGGGGTGTACACACCATTCtcaaattattgaggtcatgtgcattttattgtacaataagtcaggCCTAATAAGTTGAATTGAATTATTCTGTCTTCACTTATTAGTTATTATGCCGAACACTTTCAGCTAATTAAtctcaatatttggtgcatccttaCTCTATTTTAAGCAATGGTGTTTCCTTATTCTTATGTTGCAGGTGTCTGAGGAGTTGCTGTCCCAGCATTACGTATCTCTGCACAGAAAGCCCTTCTACCCCAGCCTGCTACGTTACATGACCTCCGGCCCTGTGGTCGCTATGGTTAGTGAGGGTCAATCtaaaacccctctctctctctctctgttactaaAACAACCCCACCCAACATTTTTAACTGCCATCCTCCGCCCTCATTTCCTCTGTCCCTCGTGTCCAGAATAGATAAGCAATGCAGGGATGACAGTACAGTTCCATATCGAGCCTGTTACACTGAGAGAAAACTAGAATACTCTTACCATAACCAGCCCTGCCTCTAGTGGAAATGATTTGAGAGAGTCAATCATATTTGGTCACAGGGGACAGATCACTCAGGGtcagagatgtataaagtactaaagATCTAGACTGGAATAAAAGTGCTCTATCCAAAAAGTAATGACTAGAAGTTGACTTATtctttaaaagtctcattccatcgttttttccattcattttaaaatgactaattgtgtctctagtatgaatgaatgccatgtgagcagttttttttttttgtgggaaaaaatgctcaggtgtttctatttagccctgctttagatcactgaataaTTACTGGTCTATGAAAGAAGACATGATTTGGGCCCTTGAATatttatcagtggtgtgcagtaaggcccttctaacccttcagagaaggggtgacaataggtgcatgtaaatcattacatattatttaatctggaaatatattttagttatataatgtgtatatatatttattataagcatatattttataaattaactaaaataaaaaacagcaactaattcaaatcATTAGTTTGCAtctttcagttgctacaggactcctatctgactgacagctgttctaaccaatcaaaactgttttttaaaaagcttctgcccccttgtgtctgctcgtgggcccttctcctgattttgagaagggtgtagtaatgagtctgttagcaaagtcataggacaatctaaccaagcAGATGAATAATTTCACTACGGGGGCAGGGGGGTGTTGcaaaaggggtacccactatattaactgcacgccactgatatttatacatgcaaatatatcgtctctgattggcttacagtactgcagcagagaacaccttcctgccttccccccacagtcaattttacagctctaaaactcaaaggacaaaatgtttttagagatacagccttggttataaagatatagcactatagatgctaggtaaagttaacccttaaacttgcTCAGTGTCAGACTTGAGCCGCGGTGCTtgctagatcttttttttttactttaacagtATTTAGCAATTCTTTAGTTTTGAGTTATTACGTCTCCCCTCATTTATTCAGGTCAGAGGCTGGTCTTTTGTGATTGGAAATACAATTAAATCAAATCATTCAAATCAAATTCAGTGTTAAGTGCTCACAAATTAGATATGCGTCTAATTTAGGGCCACATGTAAAAGTTGTACTCAAACTCATGACGTATCCTGTTTTGCAGGTGTGGGAAGGACACAATGTGGTGAAGTCGACTCGAATGTTGGTAGGAAACACGAATCCAGCTGAAGCTGATCCTGGAACTCTGAGAGGAGACTTCAGCATACACATAAGCAGGTacatacacacctgtacacactgtTACAAATGCCTGGCCATTTtttacctcctggacctgagcatgaacttcagaccagctgtttactcttcaCTCCAgctaaagatgctccacatatgagctgctaactcatccatttccctttataaatctaCGAGTCGACTTTcagaggagtttttttttttttttttttgtgaaaaaaggtatcagtgtgcagcatgtgaggcgtttcaggaacagattcgttcatattacacacagatacagatcacttacatttacagtgaatgtgaaccatcaagatagacaaatctgatctgagcaaaatatcagatttgagcaatgtggcttgtaatgtgaacatagtcttTGTGTACCCATACCACCAAGGTGGAACAGACTCCTTTCAGGTTTGCAATTTTTAACGGTTTGGCTCCAGTTGAAAACTAACTTTTCTGGTTCCAGACTCCAAAGTATAGTAGGATATTGagtgtgaaaccatgacacatcTGTGGGGTTGTCTTGTACAGAAGTTTGGAGCAATCCAAGAACATTTTATAGAAAGAGCAGAATCCCAACAATCATCTTTTTCAAGTTTCTCaggccaccagagggcgctcccaaataaatccaaaattaatGGGTTCATATGGAACAGTTGACaaatcatgtttgtttttttaacagtgtttaatGAGTGTTAtactgaaaaatgtacttgttccCTCAACACAGAATAATATCAAATGATTCAGTGctgaagagattttttttttaacttttaaactccagatataaacttttaaaaaatagtcTAGCTTCAGCATTACTTCACCAACTACTTAGCACTCCTGTTCCTAAAATAAAGGAATATCCTGCCAATGTGGATTCTATCTATATATaaggtaccagtcaaaagtttggacacctctttgTACTTAATGTgttatttctttttatgattttcgacattaaatgtaatattaaaggctatattaaagctatacagctatacatgctgaattattctttaaagaaaaatgttaaagaaaccagaatctgttttatatttatctttgaagacagatctgcacactcttggtattttactctgtgtcttcatgagggagagtcacctggaatagttttctcagagtcttgaaggaaggagttcctggaggtgctgaacaattgttcctgcttttccttcacttttttctgtgaagctccagctcatcccaattaaatcacctcaaatcaccatctcagttcatcaggttcagatcaggggattaatgtggatgaattacactttttttactgtttactatgtaattacatatgtgtacctttttgtaaattaatattaagacattacaattattacaatgtagaaaaaaaaaattaagaaataaggaaaaacattaaatggtgtccaaacttttgagtggtactgaAAATGACTTTTTAGCCTGATTAACCACAGCctataaaattattttacacaaacaagAAGAGAAACTCTTCTTGGTGGAATCAAGTATGTTCTGATCTAATATTTATAGGATCTAATTAATACCAGAATGGaatacattataattaaaaaaaaaagaaaacactactTTTACAAGTTGAGACATGAATCATGAGgttttacctcaggggatggcttgggaactctcacacctgtttaagttgcggggtgttatcttgtgaggtgaGGTTTTGAAGATTTTAAAGGCTGgtcattgtgctcatggcaaggtgaggtgaattatgggagctggattgaggtctgatagtgggtgcagatgatgGGATGTTTTATTTCTGAAGTTAAAGTGTGTATTTAACATCCCTCTGTCCACAGTGTCTCGTGTGTATCGGGAATACAACAataaaaggccaaaaaaaaaaaaaaaggttgccaccaaaaaaaagtcacactaatttaaaaaaaatattttgaatcattgattcactcactGAGTCGACTCAACCTACAGCTTTtgaacaaacatttatttatttatttttgtgaacCATGTCTTTGTCATCTGTTTTGATTTTTAGTAAGGGGGGTGGAATCGATTATAATCGAAAattggatttttctttttttttttttttgtgaaaaaaaataataaaataaattaggccataatcgcccagcaataaatttagtattaatctacaatgcacaaCATTTTagtttgtgtccaaacttttggctggtacttcagggccatctcaaaaaattttaatatctttgaaaagttactttatttcagtaactcatatattatatagatgtattacacgcatagtgatctattttaagagtttattttttattgtttatgattattgcttatagacaatgaaaacccaaaaataagtgtctcagaaaatttgaatattatatgagaccatatggtactttctgcagtgtgggcagtgtgccaagtcctgctggaaaatgaaatgctcatcttcataaaagttgtcagtagcagagggaagcatgaagtgctgtaagattttgtgggaaaacaaaactgcactgactttagacttgataataaaacacagtggatcaacaccagcagatgacacgtctctccaaaccatcactgattggtggaaacttcacactagacctcgagcagtttggactgtgtgtctctccactcttcctccagactctgatcccttgatttataaatgaaatgtaaaatgtcatctgctggtgttggtccactgtgttttattatcaagtctaaagtcactgcagttttgtttccccacaaaatcttacagcacttcatgcttccctctcctgacaacttttatagatttcattttccagcaggacttggcacactgcccacactgccaaaagtaccgattggtcttgtataatattctaattttctgaaacactgatttttgggttttattggctgtaagccataattatcactctgtgtttaatacatctatataatgagtttcacattttgaactgaattactgaaataaagtaacttttcaaagatattctaattttttgagatggccctgtatatgtTCTATTATATCAGACTTgtgtaattgattgattgattgattgattgattgtaatGAAAACTCTGCTCTGTCTGTTGTATTAATGTTGCAGGAACATTGTGCACGCCTCAGACTCTCCCGAGGTGGCACAAAAGGAGATCTCGCTATGGTTCCAGCGCTCTGAGCTGATTGATTGGGAGTGCTGTGACCATGGCAACATCTACCATTCCTAAGAGACTGGCCTGCGGAAagtgattttaaagaaaatatggTTGAAAAACTGTTTTGAAAGGATGTTTATAATCAATACCGAGACGATTGCAACCAAAGATGTGCTGTAATGAGATTCTTTTTGTCTTGTAATTATTTATacgtatataaaaaaagaaaaatatctcaATTCCAGCttcttcactgtaaaaaaaacatacacagttTTGGGAATCAGGGATATTAAAAGCTTTAATTTAAGCCCAAAGCGTTTGATGTCTGTAAACTTGTCCGCAACTTTATGGGCAGAAATGGTTCTCAGTGTGTGAAATTGTCCTAATTGGCTGTAATGCCGGTGCTGCCAGCTGTGATATTTTgtcttttgatgttttttgtaaTGTCCTTTGCAGAAAATGTGTGGGGAGCAAATACAAAATAAGTGCCTGGACCAACATATAATAGATGTTTGAAATCCTGTAATCCTATAATATTTTACATGATTAGCTGTAAAAATGGTTCAGAAGACATTAGTGGTTTCCAGCTTGTGTAAAGCATTAGTcgtcagtaggggtgtcacgattctctgaatcctcgatttgattttatttcccaattttagggtcacgattagattcaattctcgattttctattttttattttttatttttacagcagagaggcttatGCCAGTTGTAGATTAGTCtacggtcagtcattggtttgattcatcaaatttacaatatcttatttcaaaaggtgggcttgagaTAAGTGacgcaaagtgatacaagtgatctgtaatacaccacattagacactaatggtcaagtttaaatattttaattaagatatatatgtaatgccatctagtagCTTTTTTTggaagcagcagtgtgcactattaaaacagcaatgtgcaacataacaaaataaataatacaaaaatacaggaagAGTCATGTACAAagtaatagaacaattagagccttaacaaactgaactctatcctactataacagttaaacatgacaaataagactttaagactttttcagtccctgagaatgacaagttttttctttattaaagatatattattaactttatctgagagaaagatgctccttaaggaaCCAAAACTATGAACATGCTTTTAAACTGGGTCTTAACAGTCAGGATTCAAGTAGATTTGTATGGATGAGTCCAATAAATGTTAAAGAATCGCATATAAAATGTATATCTGTAATTAATTTGcagtacttttttttgtttgtttgttttttcctcccATTTTCTTCTTGATTGCAACCAGAATGCTGCACAGTACAACAATTTAAACACTGAACAGATTAttggcattgttttttttttttttcaaaggttAGGACACACTCAATATTCCACAATATTTGTTcttttaatttgtattattaacCTAATTGGAGATTAAAATTTAAatacttattatttttattttccattctTTAACTACTGTCACTGGGAGCTGAAATTAGCGTTTTATTAgcttattagattttatttttccgttccaccttaaatgttgcagtcTTTGCTGTCTGTTGCATCATTTagggtggaactggaaagttagctagctaaataactaCTTAGACGAACTACTagctttttttatgcttgttatgaagaacatAAATAGACAAACTATGGTCATATAGtgattttattacaatttttaacaaaaaaaaaaaactaatattttagGGAGTCTTTGGTCACTTCTTTAAAGAAAAATCTCTAccatgaaaactttttttttttttaaagagtccaggggtgaaatgggattcaGCCTCACCAAATTAGTTAATTTTGAattatctaaagtataaaacatatattttggcttgttttaagggtccaaacttttgactggcactgtacaaGATGCTCTAAAATTTTATAAAACTGTTCCAATTAAAATGTAGTATTTAGTTTATATCTAATAGAGTTTATTTATGATTGCTATTAGATTTTTAAATTGTTACCGTTGAGAAACAGATTATAAAGTCCATAAAACTCAATCTGATTCTAATTCTAGTTCTTGGCGACTTTAATTCAAACTTTAGTTTTTTAACCAATTTACGCTTTTATACTGAATTTTCTCttttacaaaatgttaaaatcatTATTTGAAGTTAAGTTACTCCACCAATAAATGCAGTCAGCGTccaattaaaatgaaataatactTTATCACTTTATTGTAGTTTAAATCAGGTGTCTGTCTGAACTCTATATAAAGAGCAGTGTTGGTGTGACGGCCTCTCATTACCTCATTTCCCATTACAGCACTACAGTCAGGTCAGATCAGATCAGCTATTTATAGATTATCTGACTGGTTATTTCAGTATCATTTAGCAAATattattaaatcatatttttatgatTCAAATGTTTACATTTCCTTTTAAATGCAGTGAATAAAATGTTACAAACACAAATCTTGAAGTGAAATGTTTTAAAGTTAATTGATGATGTAACTTGTTGTctttttgaataaataaaaatgaataaaaagcctcttgtttttttcagtttACCAATTTCAACATTTGGGTTTTAACCTccctcataaga
The sequence above is drawn from the Astyanax mexicanus isolate ESR-SI-001 chromosome 19, AstMex3_surface, whole genome shotgun sequence genome and encodes:
- the nme4 gene encoding nucleoside diphosphate kinase, mitochondrial isoform X2 yields the protein MLQVSEELLSQHYVSLHRKPFYPSLLRYMTSGPVVAMVWEGHNVVKSTRMLVGNTNPAEADPGTLRGDFSIHISRNIVHASDSPEVAQKEISLWFQRSELIDWECCDHGNIYHS
- the nme4 gene encoding nucleoside diphosphate kinase, mitochondrial isoform X1, with translation MSMAVAPQCLLLSRVVLHGLRPASHAQLGWSRSSSTTTSDIPGVRERTLVAIKPDGVQRRLIGQVIKRFEQRGFQLVGLKMLQVSEELLSQHYVSLHRKPFYPSLLRYMTSGPVVAMVWEGHNVVKSTRMLVGNTNPAEADPGTLRGDFSIHISRNIVHASDSPEVAQKEISLWFQRSELIDWECCDHGNIYHS